A DNA window from Anastrepha obliqua isolate idAnaObli1 chromosome 5, idAnaObli1_1.0, whole genome shotgun sequence contains the following coding sequences:
- the LOC129246978 gene encoding thrombospondin type-1 domain-containing protein 4-like yields MWKFWIIFSILNLAVHESGVIRPTTTKDAQTKCGSVLCEIVSEVFSKAKLSHGYNYVHTIPAGAMNLTIKQLTRSDNLLALKTTDDIFLINGNNRASESGLFEYNDDSYDYNRELSVITSKGPISKPVVLLLFARGHNTGVQYDYTLPIPSASINEEEEFPSQWNEVGQPLDDVDDNNLDGTVSAQIARARDRKRRKFSWKLLGFGECNRSCGPGIQPPIFRCIRDSPTRYYSPKRCAFVEKPVFSEDIYHCNRGLCPAYWRAGDYGECKCAEGEVEGIRTRFVNCVQEQNNGKIEEVSEYLCEEEKLPELNETCNCPKLNRRKIYARGPDKTPRVFARLVGAPTMVRSVYNSTTPLRRHLRNDRLDKAGVWLMSDWNQECSTDCGAGFEYRSIYCDRTPPYTDLCDLRFTPEQKRICSSGQQAAACQYGTWFASEWSNCTGDCFNLQRRRAVLCLREGVAVDEAECDLLLRPRAVMNCTHKEVTFCGPKWHYSEWSECSRSCGEGVQRRYAKCLEFDWKQKAMVESTNCKYLEREPVYGTCNVQKCEELNTLFDVERDTLKPAEPSVNCKDDVSNCQRINRQRLCKLHYYKTYCCATCRGFA; encoded by the exons ATGTGGAAGTTCtggataattttttcaatacttaatttg GCCGTGCACGAAAGTGGCGTCATAAGACCGACCACCACCAAAGATGCTCAAACTAAATGCGGTTCGGTGTTATGTGAGATAGTCTCCGAAGTGTTCAGCAAAGCCAAACTGAGTCATGGCTACAACTACGTGCATACAATTCCAGCGGGTGCGATGAATTTGACCATCAAACAGTTGACACGAAGTGATAATCTATTAG CACTCAAAACAACGGATGACATATTTCTCATTAACGGCAATAATCGCGCTTCGGAGAGTGGTTTATTCGAGTATAATGACGACAGTTACGACTACAATCGCGAATTGAGCGTAATCACCTCGAAAGGGCCGATAAGCAAACCTGTTGTGCTTTTG CTCTTTGCGCGTGGACACAACACAGGTGTCCAATACGACTACACACTTCCGATACCTTCAGCTTCTATAAACGAGGAGGAGGAGTTTCCGTCGCAATGGAATGAGGTCGGCCAACCTCTTGACGATGTAGACGACAACAACCTCGACGGCACAGTTTCGGCACAAATTGCTCGTGCGCGCGATCGTAAACGCCGCAAATTTTCATGGAAGCTGCTCGGCTTTGGCGAATGTAATCGCTCGTGCGGCCCCGGCATACAGCCACCCATTTTCCGTTGCATACGCGACTCACCGACGCGCTATTATTCGCCTAAGCGCTGCGCTTTTGTCGAGAAGCCAGTTTTCAGTGAGGATATCTATCATTGCAATCGCGGGCTATGCCCCGCCTATTGGCGCGCTGGCGACTATGGTGAATGCAAATGTGCCGAGGGCGAGGTAGAGGGTATACGCACGCGTTTTGTCAATTGTGTGCAGGAGCAGAACAATGGGAAGATTGAGGAAGTCTCTGAATATTTGTGTGAAGAAGAAAAGTTGCCTGAATTGAATGAGACTTGTAATTGCCCAAAGCTCAATCGACGCAAAATTTACGCACGTGGCCCTGACAAGACGCCACGTGTCTTCGCGCGTTTAGTGGGTGCACCCACGATGGTGCGCAGCGTTTACAATTCGACCACACCGTTGCGCCGGCATCTACGTAACGATCGCCTAGACAAAGCGGGTGTGTGGTTGATGTCCGACTGGAATCAAGAATGTTCCACTGATTGCGGTGCAGGCTTTGAGTATCGTTCGATCTACTGCGATCGTACACCGCCCTACACAGATCTGTGTGATTTGCGCTTTACACCAGAGCAGAAGCGTATCTGTAGCAGTGGCCAACAAGCAGCCGCTTGTCAGTATGGCACGTGGTTTGCCTCAGAATGGAGTAATTGCACGGGAGATTGTTTCAACTTACAACGTAGGCGTGCAGTGCTGTGTTTGAGGGAAGGTGTGGCGGTCGATGAAGCAGAATGTGATCTTCTATTGCGGCCGCGTGCTGTGATGAATTGCACGCACAAAGAGGTGACATTCTGCGGACCCAAGTGGCATTATTCGGAGTGGTCGGAG tgCTCCCGTTCCTGTGGTGAAGGTGTTCAACGACGTTATGCTAAATGCCTGGAATTTGACTGGAAGCAAAAGGCGATGGTCGAATCGacgaattgtaaatatttggaacGTGAACCGGTTTATGGAACGTGTAATGTGCAGAAATGTGAAG AGCTCAACACACTGTTCGATGTGGAACGAGATACTCTGAAGCCCGCTGAGCCATCAGTGAATTGCAAAGATGATGTGAGTAATTGCCAGCGGATAAATCGGCAGCGATTGTGCAAATTGCACTACTACAAAACCTATTGCTGTGCAACATGCAGGGGCTTCGCTTAG